In Vitis vinifera cultivar Pinot Noir 40024 chromosome 17, ASM3070453v1, one genomic interval encodes:
- the LOC100249038 gene encoding agmatine deiminase isoform X1, producing the protein MEIEGTPALHGYHMPAEWEPHSQCWMGWPERPDNWRDHAGPAQRVFAEVASAISKFEPVTVCASAAQWANARSLLPQHIRVVEMSMDDSWFRDTGPTFVVIKPTPSSAAPVQKIAGIDWNFNSWGGYDDGCYNDWSLDLLVAKKILEIERVPRFPQSMILEGGSIHVDGEGTCLTTEECLLNKNRNPHLTKEQIEAELKSYLGVKKVIWLPRGLFGDDDTNGHIDNMCCFAKPGVVLLSWTDDELDPQYERSVEAFSVLSNATDARGRKLQIIKLHVPGPLYMTDEEASGILQDDNAKLRVAGTRLAASYVNFYIANGRIIAPVFGDQKWDDEAVRVLSLAFPNHEVVGIKGAREIALAGGNIHCITQQQPAIA; encoded by the exons ATGGAGATAGAGGGGACGCCGGCTCTCCATGGATACCACATGCCTGCAGAGTGGGAACCCCATTCACAGTGTTGGATGGGTTGGCCT GAGCGTCCAGATAACTGGCGAGACCATGCAGGGCCTGCCCAACGCGTATTTGCTGAAGTAGCATCTGCAATCTCAAAGTTTGAACCTGTGACTGTCTGTGCAAGTGCTGCTCAG TGGGCCAATGCACGTAGCCTGCTACCACAACATATCAGGGTTGTTGAGATGAGTATGGATGATTCTTGGTTCCGTGATACTGGACCGACT TTTGTTGTAATCAAGCCCACACCAAGTTCTGCTGCTCCAGTGCAAAAGATTGCAGGAATTGATTGGAATTTTAATAGTTGGGGAG GCTATGATGATGGTTGTTACAATGATTGGAGTCTTGATCTTCTCGTGGCAAAGAAG ATTCTGGAAATTGAGAGGGTTCCCAGGTTTCCACAGTCTATGATTCTTGAAGGTGGAAGTATTCATGTAGATGGAGAAG gAACTTGCCTTACTACAGAGGAGTGCCTCCTGAATAAAAATAGGAACCCGCATTTGACTAAGGAGCAAATAGAGGCTGAGCTTAAGTCCTATCTTGGAGTCAAGAAAGTTATTTGGTTGCCTCGTGGATTATTTG GTGATGATGATACTAATGGCCATATTGACAATATGTGCTGTTTTGCAAAGCCTGGTGTGGTTTTGTTGTCCTGGACTGATGATGAATTAGATCCTCAATATGAACGTTCTGTTGAAGCCTTTTCTGTTCTCTCCAATGCTACTGATGCTAGAGGtagaaaattacaaataatCAAACTTCACGTGCCAGGGCCTCTTTATATGACAGATGAAGAGGCTTCTGGAATTCTTCAG GATGATAATGCTAAACTGAGAGTTGCTGGTACAAGACTTGCTGCATCCTATGTTAACTTCTATATTGCCAATGGAAGGATCATAGCACCAGTATTTGGGGACCAAAAGTGGGATGATGAAGCTGTTCGTGTCCTGTCTCTGGCCTTTCCAAATCATGAA GTGGTAGGAATAAAAGGTGCAAGGGAGATTGCTTTGGCAGGTGGAAATATACATTGCATCACACAGCAGCAGCCAGCCATTGCCTAG
- the LOC100249038 gene encoding agmatine deiminase isoform X2, translating to MERPDNWRDHAGPAQRVFAEVASAISKFEPVTVCASAAQWANARSLLPQHIRVVEMSMDDSWFRDTGPTFVVIKPTPSSAAPVQKIAGIDWNFNSWGGYDDGCYNDWSLDLLVAKKILEIERVPRFPQSMILEGGSIHVDGEGTCLTTEECLLNKNRNPHLTKEQIEAELKSYLGVKKVIWLPRGLFGDDDTNGHIDNMCCFAKPGVVLLSWTDDELDPQYERSVEAFSVLSNATDARGRKLQIIKLHVPGPLYMTDEEASGILQDDNAKLRVAGTRLAASYVNFYIANGRIIAPVFGDQKWDDEAVRVLSLAFPNHEVVGIKGAREIALAGGNIHCITQQQPAIA from the exons ATG GAGCGTCCAGATAACTGGCGAGACCATGCAGGGCCTGCCCAACGCGTATTTGCTGAAGTAGCATCTGCAATCTCAAAGTTTGAACCTGTGACTGTCTGTGCAAGTGCTGCTCAG TGGGCCAATGCACGTAGCCTGCTACCACAACATATCAGGGTTGTTGAGATGAGTATGGATGATTCTTGGTTCCGTGATACTGGACCGACT TTTGTTGTAATCAAGCCCACACCAAGTTCTGCTGCTCCAGTGCAAAAGATTGCAGGAATTGATTGGAATTTTAATAGTTGGGGAG GCTATGATGATGGTTGTTACAATGATTGGAGTCTTGATCTTCTCGTGGCAAAGAAG ATTCTGGAAATTGAGAGGGTTCCCAGGTTTCCACAGTCTATGATTCTTGAAGGTGGAAGTATTCATGTAGATGGAGAAG gAACTTGCCTTACTACAGAGGAGTGCCTCCTGAATAAAAATAGGAACCCGCATTTGACTAAGGAGCAAATAGAGGCTGAGCTTAAGTCCTATCTTGGAGTCAAGAAAGTTATTTGGTTGCCTCGTGGATTATTTG GTGATGATGATACTAATGGCCATATTGACAATATGTGCTGTTTTGCAAAGCCTGGTGTGGTTTTGTTGTCCTGGACTGATGATGAATTAGATCCTCAATATGAACGTTCTGTTGAAGCCTTTTCTGTTCTCTCCAATGCTACTGATGCTAGAGGtagaaaattacaaataatCAAACTTCACGTGCCAGGGCCTCTTTATATGACAGATGAAGAGGCTTCTGGAATTCTTCAG GATGATAATGCTAAACTGAGAGTTGCTGGTACAAGACTTGCTGCATCCTATGTTAACTTCTATATTGCCAATGGAAGGATCATAGCACCAGTATTTGGGGACCAAAAGTGGGATGATGAAGCTGTTCGTGTCCTGTCTCTGGCCTTTCCAAATCATGAA GTGGTAGGAATAAAAGGTGCAAGGGAGATTGCTTTGGCAGGTGGAAATATACATTGCATCACACAGCAGCAGCCAGCCATTGCCTAG